In the Plasmodium gaboni strain SY75 chromosome 13, whole genome shotgun sequence genome, TTTGATATCAATAGTGTTGAAGATAAGGatgttataaatatacaagAAAATACCAAGGATAATATAACATCTTCCAATTATATAGAAGTTACAGATCCttggaaaaaataaaacaattacacaaacacatatatatataatatatatatatatatatatttgatttttataaaaatcaaGATATAcagttttttttttatacattaGACAATATATTGAACAACAATGCCTtatgaattataaaaatatatatgttcacttatttttttatttttttattttctatttttttcatattatgaagatgttttatattaattcaCACACCTACAcatatgttatatatatgtatatctattttttatgtccaatatatatatatatatatatatatatatagtaaatcatcttatttttttatatatattatattttataccTATTTGTatacaatttttataatattattatatattttaaacCTTATAAGTTTATGAattaatacatttaaataatattaattaattttaatttaatttgtAATTAAAACTTAATTGCACTTTTATGATCTtcaattattattacaattattttatatattaatttattttacttctttatatatatatatatatatatatatatatgtatatttatatatattgcAAAATTTTCaatgaaaataaaactATCAAACCAAAAGcaacaaaacaaaaaaaaaaataataataatatacattaggtaatatttaattttttattaaccTTTTTAAATATCCTACACATGTAGAATAAATGTGCGTActattaaaatttttttatttttattatgaatatttttaaagaatattgtttgattatatatcattttgGTACTTACACgttaatataatttttttttttttttataattaaatatttatatataatgatatatgtattttttcatttttatttttcctttaaatgatgaaaatttaaaatacTTATTTTCcacatatttataattatatttatatatctattttGTGAAAAgacaaaatataatttttttttttttttttttttattaaccTTTTAAAATTGAATATTTTGTTTTGGTGTCCATTCTCACaatattttacaaaatattcTAGCATNNNNNNNNNNNNNNNNNNNNNNNNNNNNNNNNNNNNNNNNNNNNNNNNNNNNNNNNNNNNNNNNNNNNNNNNNNNNNNNNNNNNNNNNNNNNNNNNNNNNNNNNNNNNNNNNNNNNNNNNNNNNNNNNNNNNNNNNNNNNNNNNNNNNNNNNNNNNNNNNNNNNNNNNNNNNNNNNNNNNNNNNNNNNNNNNNNNNNNNNNNNNNNNNNNNNNNNNNNNNNNNNNNNNNNNNNNNNNNNNNNNNNNNNNNNNNNNNNNNNNNNNNNNNNNNNNNNNNNNNNNNNNNNNNNNNNNNNNNNNAATTAGAATGTTATGTGCAATTTTGGAGGTACAAGGAATTACTACtgtaaatattaaagaataCATTTCTAGTAACACATTAATATTTCAAGATATGAAAATATGTTTTTGAAgatatatgaaaataataataataataataataataaattgtgtttgtcaatatatatacatgtatattaaaatttatacttataaatatataatatggGTAGGTACCAATGAACCATCTTTGGATTTCTTTcttgataataatgaatatgagtaaaaataaataaataaataaataaataaatatatatatatatatatatatatatatatatatatatatatatatatatatataatcattttaaaacaatatcatattatattatattatattatattatttaaattttttggtttttattgtttagatcaaaaggatataaaaaaaaaacatcCTCCAGAAAAAGGACAGTATgaaacataaaaaaataaaaattaaaagataattatataaatgaatatatacatatatatatatatatatatatatatataccatAATACCATTTTgaacattatatattatgcCATATtgtaaaagaaaaaaaaaaaaaatccatgaaattttttttttaagttaATAAACGTACCTGATTTTAGAGCACTCaaaaaaaacaaagaactgaatttattttctaacCCTGATAAAATTAATGAGGAATTAATTAAGGAAAAAAACTTTTCAGATTCTGTACTGAGTTCCTACAGAATGTCTTTAGATGATAAGaaattacaaaataaaatgattgataatgtattaaataataaataattatgtaaagaacaattgttttattaaaaaaaaatataaaagggtttttgaatttttttttttttttttttaaagatatTATTAAGAGATATTTCAGGAGGGAAAagtaaaagaaaaagaaaattttcATGTCTATgttatgaatataaaatattatgatagAAGCCTATGAAcctataaataaatatatacatacatatatttttctactttttaaaaaacataCAATTGTAGAGGAGATCGAAGttaatgaagaaaaaaatattaaaagtgtacaaaaatataatgagggaaatgataaaaattttatcgaaagtgtaaataaaaaataaataaatatataaaaatatattcatatatgcattcctttttttatattaaatgaacaaataaaaagatatatttattaaatttgtattatatatatgtatatttattatttatagaGAAAAAAGGCATTAGAAAATTTTcaacaaaatgaaaataattatgattgtacatataaagcaattaagaaaaaaaaaatatcagGTTGTAATATAACAACCAAGTTGAAGGACATAAATAATTCTGACGAATGTCAACTGGTAAggatttatatatattatgttatattatatattataatacGATATATTCTGATTTTTATATAGTGTTTAATGCCTAATAGTGATTCGCTTCACGGAAATTTCCCCCCCACgttttataaattaacatgtggtaatacatatatatatatatatatatatatatatatatatatatatatatatttatttatttatttaaactattattattattttaaaattatttatgtatttattataaataaatatatttttttttttttgttgaAGATCAtgtttttcatttaatgTGTCTTTATGAAACAGTCATACGCAGGGAATGTAGAAAAGTATTATTaaacttaaaaaaaagaagaagaaaaaaaaaaaaaaacaaaagaatatatatatatatatatatatatatatattatatacgtattaaaaaaaaaaatagaaatgatataaagttattaaaatcatataatttttaaagcttaagaaaaaatataaaaattgaaaaattaaaaaaattaaaaaaatcaaaaaaattaaaaaaatttcaaatatatatatatatatatatatatatatatatataattatatgaataaataatattaatatttttaattatattcctttttttgaatatatagACCTGTTGTATTTGCCATAGCGAATTAGGTGAgaatgataaaaatgaaataattaataaagTAAAGCGTgaaaaaaaggaaaatgaaaaaaagaGTAAGCTATTATTTAAAGTTATGAAATTGCAAGCTGAAAATAAGAATTACCCTGGGAAAGACATTTGTTCATAATTATTcgataaaataaatacatacatatatacatatatcAGTTTGTGTTATCCTTCcttttgtatatattaatagacttaattatttatatttacacatatatatatatatattctttatcttataaatgttttttaATCAATGCTATCAAATCATTGCTTGAGACAAAGTGATCTTTTCTTGCTAGCAtagttttattttttaaaagaataattGTGGGTAATGATTTTACAGAAAATTTTCTTGCAAGTGCTTCATTTTTGTCTAGGTCAACCTTTAATAAGTAAATGCGCTTTCCATAATATCTTTGTAATTTAtcctaaaaaaaaaaatatatatataaagaaaaatataatatgtatataatatatatatataatatttatataatatttatatattttatttttctcttATTACCATTTCTGTGCTTTGCATTGTACAAGCTTGACACCTACAcacaaaaaagaaagaaagaaaaaaaaaaaaaaaaaaaaaaattgataaaaagaatacttaaaaatataaatttttaattttctttttcttttgcTTACCATTTTGCAAAAAAGTACAATACGATTACTgtatttttcatattaaCACCCTAAAGgaaacaaaaataaaaaaacatattatatatatatatatatatatatatatatatatatatattacatatttcgttaaaataataaacaaggtttatacttttattttcttaCATTTATAATGTTTGATCCATTTTGTTGTAATCTTGGTACTTTTTTAAACATACgcaaataatatttgtcAAATCTGTTGAGTGGTGTTAAAGGATCATCATTTGTTGATACTACTTCTTTCGTACATATAACATCgttaacaaaaaaaaaacttataatataaaagagaaagtaaaatatatacttcTTCATATTgaattaattatataaaaaattaaaatatatgaaataataaattaaaaaataatgaatatatatataatatataaataaaaaaataaattctttctatataatttttatatatgttatagGTATTttacatgtatatattacgtataatatatatatatatatatatatatatatattatatatttatatttgtataattaatttatataaaaaattaactataatatatataaatttttaaatatttatatcttataaaatacaaaaataataaataaaaataaaaaagaataaaaaaaaaaaaaaaaataatatatatatagtattattatatataaatgtatagattaaaaaatgctttattatattatttttattattacaaaaaattttcattaaaattatatactattttattatatgtaattattaatattatattcaatATACTTTTATGGCCATATAATTAagtttatataaaatatatatattattatatatatatatatatatatttttaagtatatcaatttttttttttttttttagcCGTCGTgtatgatattatatatacatgcAAGAAGAAAGGTACTTAACatctatatataagaaaaaaaaaaaaaaaacttaacaactaattattatatataaaatatatatatatattaaattttgattactttatatttgtaaatatatataaaatataatataaaatatgacactctatattttattattatttgtattttgtttatattatttattaaatattatatttttttttttttcttttttttttttttttgggTGGGGGGCAtgatatgaaaaattatattttacttcatttttttatagaaataataataaaatgttattattatgaaaaatatatatttttctatcataatattttatattatatattaattattacttttgtttctatataaatattaaaaaaaacattggttttaaaaaaaaaaactgaaattttaaaatgataaatatatatttttttattatttttaataatttatcCTACTTTATTCTTATATGAGATCTTAAGTTATATTCATATTCTTAAAAATCCAATATGTGATATATTTCTTACTAagtgtttttttttttttataaaaaacaaacaTGCAACAATAAgcaacaaaaaaataaaataaaataataaataaaataataaaacaatataaataaatacataataaaCTGTAATAATTAGCCATATCTGACATTATGTtttattcaatatatttattttcaatattaaacacaaaaaaaaaaatatatatatatatataaatgtatatataaaatatacatatatattatatatatataataaaattaattctacttgttttatttattatttttgctttcttttttctttattattattccTTCTCATTCTggtatatttatataataaaaattaacattttatataacatcCAAGAAAGTTCctttttccattttttttttttttttctttgcCTATAATATAGTTGTCATATTGTAAATTCTGACGCTTGGTTATATTAATGCATAcagaaaaatatatatatatatatatatatatatatatattaattttttttttttttttttttttttttttttttttttttttttttttttttttttttttttttttttttttttttttttttttttttttttttttttttttttttttttttttttttttttttttttttttttttttttttttttttttttttttttttttttttttttttttttttattttNNNNNNNNNNNNNNNNNNNNNNNNNNNNNNNNNNNNNNNNNNNNNNNNNNNNNNNNNNNNNNNNNNNNNNNNNNNNNNNNNNNNNNNNNNNNNNNNNNNNNNNNNNNNNNNNNNNNNNNNNNNNNNNNNNNNNNNNNNNNNNNNNNNNNNNNNNNNNNNNNNNNNNNNNNNNNNNNNNNNNNNNNNNNNNNNNNNNNNNNNNNNNNNNNNNNNNNNNNNNNNNNNNNNNNNNNNNNNNNNNNNNNNNNNNNNNNNNNNNNNNNNNNNNNNNNNNNNNNNNNNNNNNNNNNNNNNNNNNNNttttttttttttttttttttttttttttttttttttttttttttttttaattttttttttattttttttttttttttttttttttttttttttttttttttttaaatttttttttttttttttttttttttttttttttttgtatacATTATTATCCTTATTGTAATTGGTTTCTTTTAGATAAGAACTCCAAgtttttcatttttttaatttggAAATGCATTCTTCGTTGTGCAGTGTGTGATTTAATAGACTGTATTTTTCTATTAAGTGATTGCattgtttttatatctaGAGAGAAGAACATTTTTGTTTGTAGGTGAAAACATTTTAACATATCAAGAAGATCTAAATATGAATTAACATAATCTAAATATCCATTTTTTATAGAGAGTTGAATAAATGGATAATagttattattattttttatttttctttgatatatattatataatgcACCACCTAAAAGACCAAAAATATGTGCTGACCATGCAATATTgaaatgatttatttttttttttctaaaaaaaagaaagaatatatttgttaatATACTTAAATGGCATAATTGTAATGCTgttaattttaaataagGCAATGGAAATATCGAAATAAACACTTCATTTGGTTTGAGtgttgataatatataaactaATCCCATGATAGAACCAGATGCTCCAAGTATTTgattctttttatttaatagAATATATGGTATAGTTGAACATATAGAAGataatacacatatattaataatatcttGATCATTCATTTTTTGTTGTAATACATTAgatttataattaaaaaaataaaatttctTTTTGCTTTCTCCTATTTCTGGGGATAATAATGTATTTGTAATAGTATAGAAAGCCcacatattaaataaaaaatgtgGAAAAGTTATATGACTAACACTAGATGTAATAAgtgtatgtatatatttcttttttatattattataagaGCATATAAAATTCCTACAcataaaatgaaataatcTTTTATTTGTTAGCACTTCGCTTATTCTCCatgtaataaatattaatcCATTACAAAGTAGGAATAAGTTgcatttattaaaaaaataatttttgttatatatatgatttgaaattatattactcatattattattattattgttatgttttttataagtctcattgttatcattattattattattatgataattacctttgtataataatttttccTTATCTATAATTgaattttcatatatatttttatttctacTTCCTCTAgtaatttttatttcataaGAATTGTTTTCCTTctcatcattttttttatcaacCTTCTTCAAATTCTTGTCACCTTGtttatcttcattttcgTTGTGTATCGTGTTTGAATTAACAAATatgtttaattttttgatactatctacaaaaaaatttacaaaaGGATTActataaagaaaaaaatatgacTGATCGTTTTTTAGAGAATCATTTggtttatatatattattataattattattattattatcatattctttctttttaattttattatttaaacCAACAGGGTCaatattttgttcattttttttttcttccttattttcattcttattattttttaaaataaattcatgatataaataatcacatgtaaaaaaatataatgacGTATAAACAATAATTTTAAACTTTTCTcttaattttaattttctcTCACACCTTAATCtatcttttctttttagAGCCGTACACGTGTGAATATATTTCCCCCCCCTCTTGTTTAAGTTACCAAATAAGGAATTCTGcttattattaattatgttaataaataaatcttcattttttttattatatttacaaaatttATGGTATTTTAGcattttatgttttttttttttttctttcttttaatgttttttcttcattaaattaaaaaaaaaaaaaaaaaaaaaaaagcagaaaattaaaaagtaaaatTTACATACTTGTATTTTAAGtaatacattttattaaaaaggtatttataacatataagtatttttttttttttttaatatttttacattttattttgtcacaatttataaaaaaaaataaaaagaaataagaagaaaatggtgtattataataattgtgaagctttttatttttattcacataatatatatatatatatatatatatatatatatatttaatgtatgcatatttatatatatattttattatatatgtatttttgtttttatgACCTATGAAATATGGACGCAAAAACGTTACCTTTTTTAACAACTATGATAAGccatatattattttttttttataaggATGATgtgaaataaaataataataatttaatagagaatatatgttttttttttttttttttttttttttcatataatttctCGAGGATATAAATCTATAatttataacatataagatatataaagaatttaTATTCCTTGTGTGATACAAAAagttaatatattttttattttgttcatataattttgtaaaaaGCAATAAACagttttatatataatgtcccttatacaataaaataaaagagcattacaaatatatatatatatatatatatatatataagatgAATGTTTTTAACATTAATTAAAATACAAAAACAACATACTATTGATAGTGTTATGTATATTCTTTAACATgatacaaaaaaaaaaaaaaaaaaaaaaaaatttgcCCATTTATAATTCAAGAAGTTATAAATGGTcttttaaagaaataaaaattttaacctcatattttatttatttaaatgaatataaatatatattatattttatttttgcatttttatttatctaTCTTTTGGTTGtcttaatttatttttcttcataGTTATTCCCAAattgaatatttttatatcaaaaatTCCTGTCCTTCATTTCTTAAGATTATTTTTctacaaaaataaaatatattaaaagaataaagatatatatatatatatatatatatatatatattataatatattattttttctttttaaaacTTACGAATCGACGAATATTGCAATGCAATTTGTCCAGAggataataaaaaagtaaaaatcCAGCACACACTTTGGTTGACACTTTTAAAATACTCTTAATctaatgaaaaaaaatatagttatatatatatatatatgtagcatagtttaaataaaaaaaatatacaacACATATATGTGTATACCATATTATagattttatatattatattacataataaaaGGTATGCTTTCCAAATAAGGCATTTCTAAAAAATCCATATTTTACATTTGGATGATAATCTTTTGGTAATTCAAAAGAAaccttttttatttcatatgTTTCATAAGGAAAActtaatttattattcattttataaaattatatatatatatatatatatatatatatatatatatatatatatgtatataattacattaaaattattttctaaacattatatatatacatatatatatatattaacttttattacaaaaaaaaaaaaaaaaaaaaattaaaataatattaataaatatatattattttatgatttattgttacattttttatgtgatcatcatttttaataaatgtacacgttttaaaaaaaaaaaaaaaattaaaattactttaaaaataaaaaaaaaaaaaaaaaaaaaatatatatatatatatataatttttgttttcgTAATTTTCAAcggaaaaaataaaaaaaaataaaaaatgtaaaaatgaatatataatgaaatataaatatatatatgtacattatttatatacacacaaagaaaaatatataaattacatatttaaaggattatgtgtaaatatatcattattttatatttaagttttaaaaaaaaaaaaaaaaaaaaagaggaatatattatcaggtagaatatttattatatatatattgtgtatttatgaatattaaaataaaataaaaatatatattatatgtttataattGGATTTATACAAATAGTCCTCTATACATCATATGGGTttagtaaaaaaaatataaaattataacatcaaaaaaaaaaaaaaagaaaaaaaaaaaagaaatatacaaatgcatatatatatttttatatttacattttattatttctcTTGTACTTTCCTAAATCCTTTAAAAACTTCTGAATTTGTTGGCGTGTCTAATTCACTAATATCtttaatattgtt is a window encoding:
- a CDS encoding thioredoxin 2; amino-acid sequence: MKKYIFYFLFYIISFFFVNDVICTKEVVSTNDDPLTPLNRFDKYYLRMFKKVPRLQQNGSNIINGVNMKNTVIVLYFFAKWCQACTMQSTEMDKLQRYYGKRIYLLKVDLDKNEALARKFSVKSLPTIILLKNKTMLARKDHFVSSNDLIALIKKHL
- a CDS encoding hypothetical protein (conserved Plasmodium protein, unknown function), giving the protein IRMLCAILEVQGITTVNIKEYISSTNEPSLDFFLDNNEYESKGYKKKTSSRKRTLINVPDFRALKKNKELNLFSNPDKINEELIKEKNFSDSVLSSYRMSLDDKKLQNKMIDNILLRDISGGKKEIEVNEEKNIKSVQKYNEGNDKNFIESRKKALENFQQNENNYDCTYKAIKKKKISGCNITTKLKDINNSDECQLCLMPNSDSLHGNFPPTFYKLTCDHVFHLMCLYETVIRRECRKTCCICHSELGENDKNEIINKVKREKKENEKKSKLLFKVMKLQAENKNYPGKDICS
- a CDS encoding hypothetical protein (conserved Plasmodium protein, unknown function), with product MNNKLSFPYETYEIKKVSFELPKDYHPNVKYGFFRNALFGKHTFYYIKSILKVSTKVCAGFLLFYYPLDKLHCNIRRFKNNLKK
- a CDS encoding putative rhomboid protease ROM6; translated protein: MLKYHKFCKYNKKNEDLFINIINNKQNSLFGNLNKRGGKYIHTCTALKRKDRLRCERKLKLREKFKIIVYTSLYFFTCDYLYHEFILKNNKNENKEEKKNEQNIDPVGLNNKIKKKEYDNNNNNYNNIYKPNDSLKNDQSYFFLYSNPFVNFFVDSIKKLNIFVNSNTIHNENEDKQGDKNLKKVDKKNDEKENNSYEIKITRGSRNKNIYENSIIDKEKLLYKGNYHNNNNNDNNETYKKHNNNNNNMSNIISNHIYNKNYFFNKCNLFLLCNGLIFITWRISEVLTNKRLFHFMCRNFICSYNNIKKKYIHTLITSSVSHITFPHFLFNMWAFYTITNTLLSPEIGESKKKFYFFNYKSNVLQQKMNDQDIINICVLSSICSTIPYILLNKKNQILGASGSIMGLVYILSTLKPNEVFISIFPLPYLKLTALQLCHLSILTNIFFLFFRKKKINHFNIAWSAHIFGLLGGALYNIYQRKIKNNNNYYPFIQLSIKNGYLDYVNSYLDLLDMLKCFHLQTKMFFSLDIKTMQSLNRKIQSIKSHTAQRRMHFQIKKMKNLEFLSKRNQLQ